One Entomomonas asaccharolytica DNA segment encodes these proteins:
- the hrpA gene encoding ATP-dependent RNA helicase HrpA produces MTTEQLLDNSLLKRIEQAMVVDRHFLRREFFALKKQPDEAKLVRWTERLQCSCQTVANRQQSIPKINYDDALPIAAKRDEIKKAILENQVVVIAGETGSGKTTQLPKICLEIGRGIQGMIGHTQPRRIAARSVASRVAEELANPLGELVGYQVRFEDQSTDKTLIKLMTDGILLSETQHDRFLNRYDTIIVDEAHERSLNIDFLLGFLKTLLPKRPDLKLIITSATIDLERFAKHFDNAPIIEVSGRTYPVETWYRPLVSELDSEGNPLEDDLTVDQGILAAITELEQYEKANQRALGDILVFLPGEREIRDAADILRKANLRHTEILPLYARLTPAEQQRIFQSHAGRRIILATNVAETSITVTGIRYVIDSGTARISRYSYRAKVQRLPIEAVSQASANQRKGRCGRVEAGICIRLYSEQDFLSRPLFTDPEILRTNLAAVILQMLHLRLGKIEDFPFIEPPETKAIKDGFTLLQEISAVTLKGELTNLGKQLARLPIDPRLGRMLIEGARRKVLNELLIISSALSVQDPRERPMERQQAADQAHAQWKDPDSDFAALINLWRGFEEKRQELGSNQLRNWCRKNFLNYLRLREWRDAHRQLLLICREMKLLNQQKHADNEQTNLNYEAVHQSVLSGLLSHLGQKTEDNDYLGARQRRFWIHPSTGLAKKRPQWIMAAELVETTKLFARIVAKIEPSWLETLAAHLLKRTYLEPHWEKRRGQVVAYEQVTLYGLIIVGRRAVHYGPHDPQAARELFIREGLVQGEILSKAKCLKANHQLMEKLDDLEAKARRRDIIADEETLYQYYDKYIPQDIYQTASFDKWYQTASKNNPQLLIMTEVDILAREANEVTANHFPDHLQLGDLTLPLSYEFEPGNPRDGVTVKVPAPLLPQLAKECLNWLVPGLLEQRCIGLVRNLPKAIRKNFVPVPDFVKAALATINFAEGDLYQALAQQLLRMTGVRISDEAWLEAEANLADHLRMNIEVVDAQGKFLGEGRDLTALIVRFSKESQAALALPKQKQATKAITADEFDSLPTTQQHKVAGLTMTVYPALFEENGVVKEERFATQAEADYQHRQALQRLLLQQLAEQAKFLRNKLPLQTELGLYFKDIGRVDALLEDILLASVDETILADQKILPRDAANLANLAEAKRGSWFDNADRLVKLVLGILKLHHSLQKRLKGKIDLTQAVALADVKQQLANLVNLHFVRNTPVEWLKEYPRYLKAIEQRLDKLAAQLQKDRVYSSELSEYWQQYQTRLTKHLKEGKRDVALQQYRWMLEEYRVSLFAQQLGTKMPISDKRLAKQWQLVES; encoded by the coding sequence ATGACTACTGAACAACTACTAGATAATTCTTTATTAAAACGTATCGAGCAAGCTATGGTGGTTGACCGTCATTTTTTGCGTAGGGAGTTTTTTGCTTTAAAAAAACAGCCTGATGAAGCAAAATTGGTACGTTGGACTGAACGTTTGCAATGCTCCTGTCAAACAGTGGCTAATCGCCAGCAAAGTATACCTAAAATTAATTATGATGATGCTTTGCCTATTGCGGCTAAAAGAGATGAAATAAAAAAAGCCATTTTAGAAAATCAAGTAGTGGTAATAGCAGGGGAAACAGGTTCAGGGAAAACCACCCAACTACCTAAAATTTGCTTAGAAATAGGCCGTGGTATTCAGGGGATGATAGGTCATACTCAACCAAGAAGAATTGCAGCCCGCAGTGTGGCTAGTCGAGTTGCTGAAGAGTTAGCCAACCCTTTAGGTGAGTTAGTAGGTTATCAGGTAAGGTTTGAAGATCAAAGCACTGATAAAACCCTGATTAAGTTAATGACAGATGGTATTTTACTATCAGAGACACAGCATGATCGTTTTTTAAATCGTTATGACACCATTATTGTGGATGAAGCTCACGAGCGTAGTCTAAATATTGATTTTTTATTAGGCTTTCTAAAAACGTTATTACCAAAAAGACCTGATTTAAAACTAATTATTACTTCTGCTACTATTGATTTGGAACGTTTTGCCAAGCATTTTGATAATGCGCCTATTATTGAAGTATCTGGCCGTACTTATCCTGTAGAAACTTGGTATCGCCCTCTTGTGAGTGAGTTAGATAGTGAAGGTAATCCTTTAGAAGATGATCTAACAGTCGATCAAGGAATTTTAGCCGCTATCACAGAGTTAGAACAATATGAAAAAGCTAATCAACGAGCCTTAGGTGATATTCTAGTATTCTTACCGGGTGAAAGGGAAATTCGCGATGCAGCAGATATCCTGCGTAAAGCTAATTTACGCCATACAGAAATTTTACCACTTTATGCGCGACTAACACCTGCTGAACAGCAGCGTATTTTTCAATCTCACGCAGGGCGACGTATTATTCTTGCCACCAATGTGGCAGAAACTTCAATCACTGTAACGGGTATTCGTTATGTAATAGATAGTGGTACAGCAAGAATTAGCCGTTATAGTTATCGGGCTAAAGTACAACGTTTGCCTATAGAGGCTGTTTCCCAAGCGAGTGCTAACCAACGTAAAGGACGCTGTGGGCGAGTAGAAGCGGGTATTTGTATTCGGTTATACAGTGAACAAGATTTTTTAAGTAGACCTTTGTTTACTGATCCAGAAATATTGCGTACCAACCTAGCGGCTGTTATTTTACAAATGCTTCATTTGCGTTTGGGCAAAATTGAGGATTTTCCTTTTATTGAACCGCCAGAAACAAAAGCCATTAAAGATGGCTTTACCTTATTGCAAGAAATCTCAGCAGTTACTTTAAAGGGAGAGCTAACTAATTTAGGTAAACAATTGGCGCGTTTACCTATTGATCCACGTTTAGGTCGTATGCTAATTGAAGGGGCAAGACGTAAAGTATTGAATGAGTTGTTGATTATTAGTAGTGCTCTTTCTGTACAAGATCCAAGAGAGCGGCCAATGGAAAGGCAGCAAGCAGCTGATCAAGCTCATGCTCAATGGAAAGATCCAGATTCGGATTTTGCTGCATTAATTAATCTTTGGCGAGGCTTTGAAGAAAAGCGGCAAGAGTTAGGTAGCAATCAATTGCGTAACTGGTGCCGTAAAAATTTCTTAAACTATCTGCGCCTAAGAGAGTGGCGAGATGCCCATCGACAATTATTATTAATTTGTCGAGAAATGAAGTTGTTAAATCAGCAAAAACATGCAGATAACGAACAAACAAATTTAAATTATGAAGCAGTACATCAATCAGTCCTATCTGGTTTATTAAGTCATCTTGGCCAAAAAACAGAAGATAATGATTACCTTGGTGCTAGACAACGACGATTTTGGATACACCCATCCACAGGCCTAGCTAAAAAACGCCCACAATGGATTATGGCGGCTGAGTTGGTGGAAACGACGAAACTGTTTGCCCGTATAGTCGCTAAAATAGAGCCAAGTTGGTTAGAAACTCTAGCAGCCCATCTATTAAAGCGAACTTATCTTGAGCCTCATTGGGAAAAAAGGCGTGGTCAGGTGGTTGCCTATGAGCAGGTTACATTATATGGTTTAATTATAGTTGGAAGACGAGCTGTTCATTATGGCCCCCATGATCCACAAGCTGCTCGAGAATTATTTATTCGTGAAGGCTTAGTACAAGGTGAAATTTTATCCAAAGCAAAATGCTTAAAAGCTAATCATCAATTAATGGAAAAGTTAGATGATTTAGAAGCTAAAGCTCGTCGTCGCGATATCATCGCTGATGAAGAAACCTTGTATCAATATTATGATAAATATATACCCCAAGATATTTATCAAACAGCAAGTTTTGATAAATGGTATCAAACAGCTAGCAAGAATAATCCTCAGTTATTAATAATGACTGAAGTCGACATTTTAGCAAGGGAAGCTAATGAAGTAACTGCAAATCATTTCCCAGACCACTTACAGCTAGGTGATTTAACGCTACCACTCAGTTATGAGTTTGAACCCGGTAATCCTCGTGATGGTGTTACAGTAAAAGTTCCTGCCCCACTATTACCGCAGTTAGCGAAAGAGTGTTTAAATTGGTTAGTGCCTGGCTTATTAGAGCAACGTTGTATTGGGCTAGTACGTAATTTACCTAAAGCCATTCGTAAAAACTTTGTACCTGTTCCTGATTTTGTTAAAGCCGCATTGGCAACTATTAACTTTGCTGAGGGGGATTTATACCAAGCGTTAGCTCAGCAATTATTAAGAATGACAGGGGTACGAATAAGTGATGAGGCTTGGTTAGAGGCAGAAGCTAATCTTGCTGATCATTTACGAATGAATATTGAGGTAGTAGATGCACAGGGTAAGTTTTTAGGTGAAGGTAGGGATTTAACAGCACTGATAGTTCGTTTCAGTAAAGAAAGTCAAGCAGCCTTAGCGCTTCCTAAACAAAAACAAGCTACCAAAGCTATTACTGCGGATGAATTTGATAGTTTGCCGACCACGCAACAACATAAAGTGGCAGGATTAACTATGACAGTTTATCCTGCGTTATTTGAGGAAAATGGCGTTGTAAAAGAAGAACGTTTTGCCACTCAAGCAGAGGCAGACTATCAACACCGCCAAGCGTTACAACGATTGTTATTACAACAGTTAGCAGAGCAAGCAAAGTTTTTACGTAATAAACTACCTTTGCAAACAGAATTAGGGCTTTATTTTAAAGATATTGGTCGAGTAGATGCTTTACTAGAAGATATTTTATTAGCCAGTGTTGATGAAACCATCCTAGCTGATCAAAAAATACTGCCCCGTGATGCAGCTAACTTAGCTAATTTGGCAGAAGCTAAACGTGGTAGTTGGTTTGATAATGCAGACCGCTTAGTAAAGCTTGTGTTAGGTATTTTAAAGTTACATCATAGCTTACAAAAACGCTTAAAAGGTAAAATAGATTTAACTCAAGCCGTGGCTTTAGCGGATGTCAAACAACAGTTAGCTAATTTAGTTAATCTACATTTTGTTAGAAATACACCTGTTGAATGGTTAAAAGAGTATCCACGTTATTTAAAAGCGATTGAACAACGCCTTGATAAATTAGCAGCACAGTTACAGAAAGATCGAGTTTATAGCAGTGAACTGAGCGAATATTGGCAACAATATCAAACACGTTTAACTAAACATTTAAAAGAAGGCAAACGAGATGTAGCCTTGCAGCAATACCGTTGGATGTTAGAAGAATATCGCGTCTCACTTTTCGCTCAGCAATTAGGTACTAAAATGCCTATTTCGGATAAACGATTAGCCAAACAATGGCAGTTAGTAGAGAGCTAA
- the cysC gene encoding adenylyl-sulfate kinase, which yields MDISQSKPQAYWITGLSGVGKTTLANALAASLTALNIENKVLDGDELRKTLCADLGFSKQDRDTNIQRIAELAYSLQQQGVVVIVSVISPYLEVRQQAIKKLQATEIYLEAPLSVLQKRDSKGLYAKAIAGELLDFTGVSAPYEVPKNPAYFFRTDWLTVEECVNKILLS from the coding sequence ATGGATATATCACAGAGTAAACCACAAGCATACTGGATAACTGGACTTTCTGGAGTGGGTAAAACAACGTTGGCTAATGCATTAGCAGCAAGTCTTACAGCACTTAATATTGAAAACAAAGTATTAGACGGTGATGAGTTAAGGAAAACCTTATGTGCTGATTTGGGATTTTCTAAACAAGATCGTGACACTAATATTCAGCGCATAGCCGAGTTAGCTTATTCTTTACAGCAACAAGGAGTTGTTGTTATTGTGAGTGTGATTAGCCCCTATCTTGAAGTGCGCCAACAAGCCATTAAAAAACTACAGGCAACCGAAATTTATTTAGAAGCACCTTTAAGTGTTTTACAAAAACGAGACTCGAAAGGATTATATGCCAAAGCCATAGCAGGGGAGTTATTAGATTTTACAGGAGTGAGTGCGCCCTATGAAGTTCCTAAAAACCCAGCATATTTTTTTAGAACAGATTGGCTAACGGTTGAGGAGTGTGTCAATAAAATATTACTGTCATAA
- a CDS encoding STM4015 family protein: MTIGNHLDKFAGYKVEDWQAGQPLKNLENTIYRIAVDYDDKQTWDEKFQQYLAEPNAKETRGLVLGAYSEEMFEVSCDDPINAVIAAKDQLPLLDTLFVNDITYEENEISWIVNTDNAPLIHAFPKLKHFGTRGGNDLGFTNLNAPELETLIVQSGGLASETIKEIANANLPKLKHLEIYLGTEDYGYGGSVEDLQPILQDRFNQLTYLGLVNCDEQDNIAKAVANAPVVTHLETLDLSLGTLGDEGAQALLDSKNLDNLKHLDLNHNYLSETMVEKLEAFAAAKGFTIDVSSDADYDEDDDWRYVSIGE, translated from the coding sequence ATGACTATAGGTAACCATTTAGATAAATTTGCTGGCTATAAAGTTGAAGATTGGCAGGCAGGACAACCACTTAAAAATCTAGAAAATACTATTTATCGTATTGCTGTTGATTACGACGACAAGCAAACTTGGGATGAAAAATTTCAGCAATACCTAGCAGAACCCAATGCTAAAGAAACGAGGGGATTAGTATTAGGTGCTTATTCAGAAGAAATGTTTGAAGTAAGTTGCGATGATCCAATTAATGCTGTGATTGCAGCGAAAGACCAATTACCTTTATTAGATACCTTATTTGTAAATGATATTACCTATGAAGAAAATGAAATTTCATGGATTGTTAATACTGATAATGCTCCTTTAATTCATGCTTTTCCTAAATTAAAACATTTTGGTACTCGTGGTGGTAATGATTTAGGTTTTACTAATTTAAACGCACCAGAGTTAGAAACATTAATTGTTCAATCAGGTGGTTTAGCTTCTGAAACAATTAAAGAAATAGCCAATGCTAATTTACCGAAACTAAAACATTTAGAAATTTATTTAGGCACAGAAGATTATGGTTATGGTGGTTCAGTAGAGGATTTACAGCCAATTCTACAAGATCGTTTTAATCAACTAACCTATTTAGGCTTAGTGAACTGTGATGAGCAAGATAATATTGCTAAAGCAGTAGCTAATGCACCTGTAGTCACTCATTTAGAAACTTTAGATTTATCGTTAGGTACATTGGGTGATGAGGGAGCGCAAGCTCTATTGGATTCTAAAAATTTAGATAACTTAAAACACCTCGATTTAAATCATAACTATTTATCAGAAACAATGGTTGAAAAATTAGAAGCTTTTGCAGCAGCTAAAGGCTTTACTATTGATGTCTCTTCTGATGCTGATTATGACGAAGATGATGACTGGCGTTATGTCAGTATTGGAGAATAA
- a CDS encoding STM4014 family protein, producing MTKMMTGVMSVLENNPQQVVLIAPPTSRRVTAFQNSLQQINWPPAKVIGYNHIIEFPDLLKETIAEGDVVRIETSGECCTTDRFLLQLARQNDPYKFDADIADLQLEQGEIIPSNHWYAGLQSFFASLQKQLAQAAKHFCTIDFNEGLQLFDKRQTAKVWQQKGLAIPKQITEPIVSFEQLLAVLKQQGLNRVFIKLAHGSGASGAIALAISKTNMQAITTIEMADTKQGLRFYNSSKLIRYNDWQTTAMIIDKLVQWHDLQIEAWIPKANYQGKVFDIRVVVINGQAKHTLIRLGKQAITNLHLGNGRGDLEQIKNYLGNSWQLVPELAEQAMHCFPNSLYAGVDILVSQNNKKPYLLEANTFGDFHPNTYYQGLDTYQAELLALLTRHKIGTNND from the coding sequence ATGACGAAGATGATGACTGGCGTTATGTCAGTATTGGAGAATAATCCTCAGCAGGTGGTGCTTATTGCACCACCAACTAGCCGACGTGTTACAGCCTTCCAAAACTCTTTACAACAGATCAATTGGCCGCCAGCAAAGGTTATTGGTTATAACCATATTATTGAGTTTCCTGATTTATTAAAAGAAACAATAGCTGAAGGTGATGTAGTACGGATTGAAACATCAGGCGAATGTTGCACTACAGATCGTTTTTTATTGCAGCTAGCTAGGCAAAATGATCCATATAAGTTTGATGCAGATATAGCAGATTTGCAACTGGAACAGGGCGAAATTATTCCTTCTAATCATTGGTATGCAGGACTACAGTCGTTTTTTGCTAGTTTACAAAAACAGCTTGCACAAGCGGCTAAACATTTTTGTACCATTGATTTTAACGAAGGATTGCAGTTATTCGATAAAAGGCAAACAGCGAAAGTTTGGCAACAAAAGGGTTTGGCGATACCAAAACAAATAACTGAACCAATAGTAAGTTTTGAACAGTTATTAGCTGTATTAAAGCAACAAGGCTTAAATCGTGTTTTTATTAAGTTGGCTCATGGTAGTGGTGCCAGCGGTGCGATAGCATTAGCGATCAGCAAAACCAATATGCAAGCTATCACTACAATTGAAATGGCGGATACTAAACAGGGGCTACGTTTTTATAATAGTAGTAAGTTAATTCGCTATAATGACTGGCAAACTACCGCTATGATTATAGATAAGCTAGTTCAGTGGCATGATTTACAAATAGAAGCTTGGATTCCTAAAGCCAATTATCAAGGCAAGGTGTTTGATATTCGAGTCGTAGTCATTAATGGTCAAGCAAAGCATACTTTAATTCGTTTAGGTAAGCAGGCTATTACAAATTTACATTTAGGTAATGGACGGGGAGATCTTGAACAAATTAAGAACTATTTGGGTAATAGTTGGCAATTAGTACCAGAGTTGGCTGAACAAGCCATGCACTGTTTTCCTAATAGTTTATATGCAGGGGTGGATATTTTGGTTAGCCAAAATAATAAAAAACCTTATTTATTAGAGGCAAATACGTTTGGTGATTTTCATCCTAATACTTATTATCAGGGGCTAGATACTTATCAAGCAGAATTATTGGCATTGCTAACACGTCATAAAATTGGAACTAATAATGATTAA
- a CDS encoding STM4013/SEN3800 family hydrolase codes for MINVKELVANKVDIIFITFDSLRFDVLQNAKLPQLDKFVANWEARHSPATFTYAAHHAFFSGFLPTPIDNPTAPRLFASAFAGSTTTQSNTFTFAESTLPKALQSLGYTTCCIGGVGFFNKQTELGSVLPNLFQQSYWNIEMGVTGKDSTQLQVEQALKFMQQDNTPKFLFINVAATHQPTCIYHPTLQEDSKETQQAALEYAQQHIAYLLAEQQKRCKTLVILTSDHGEAFGEDGYYGHRLAHDTVWTVPYTEFVLDVV; via the coding sequence ATGATTAATGTAAAAGAATTGGTAGCAAATAAAGTAGATATCATTTTTATTACTTTTGATAGTTTACGATTTGATGTATTACAAAATGCCAAGCTGCCTCAGCTAGATAAATTTGTAGCTAATTGGGAAGCAAGACATTCACCTGCTACTTTTACTTATGCGGCACATCATGCTTTTTTTAGTGGTTTTTTACCTACCCCTATTGATAATCCTACTGCCCCCAGATTGTTTGCCTCTGCATTTGCAGGCTCGACTACCACGCAATCTAATACCTTTACTTTTGCAGAAAGTACGTTGCCTAAAGCTTTACAGAGTTTGGGTTATACCACCTGTTGCATAGGTGGCGTAGGCTTCTTTAATAAACAAACAGAATTAGGGAGTGTGTTGCCTAATTTATTCCAACAGTCATATTGGAATATAGAAATGGGAGTGACTGGCAAAGATTCTACTCAATTGCAGGTTGAACAAGCTCTCAAATTTATGCAGCAAGATAATACGCCAAAGTTTTTATTTATTAATGTGGCTGCCACACATCAACCTACTTGTATCTATCATCCAACTTTGCAAGAAGATTCAAAGGAAACACAGCAGGCAGCCTTAGAGTATGCCCAACAACATATCGCTTATTTATTAGCAGAACAGCAAAAGCGTTGTAAAACATTGGTTATTTTAACTTCAGATCATGGTGAAGCGTTTGGTGAAGATGGTTATTATGGCCATCGTTTAGCACATGATACAGTTTGGACAGTACCCTATACAGAATTTGTTTTGGATGTAGTATGA
- a CDS encoding STM4012 family radical SAM protein produces the protein MSLQALIEQGEYYKGYTYAYPHKTSYRHFEPISLESAWSVEDKSQLFLYAHIPFCGMRCGFCNLFTTANPKLTLTKAYIEALTIQAKVTYEALGEQARFSRFALGGGTPTYLLAEELQLLFDALAVFKLDYAAIPSSVETSPATVTLDRLAILKNYHIKRISMGVQSFSETEIKSVGRGQSNQEVIQAIEKIRKFDFPLLNLDLIYGLAHQDPKSWAKSLQTTLSFEPEEIFLYPLYVRPLTGIGKFGFSWDDERLRLYQQGRDTLLNAGYEQISMRYFRKPMVNQIEPADYCCQQDGMVGLGCGARSYTRELHYSNEYAVGRKGIKAILESYNSRTEADFKQISYGFKMDEDTQKRRFILQSILHMSGLSIELYQKCFASSPFTDYPQLAKLVALQLIEDKQSCWKLTQRGLELADLIGPWFYAPDIEQRMNSYQLV, from the coding sequence ATGAGTTTACAAGCATTAATAGAGCAAGGTGAGTATTACAAAGGCTATACCTATGCCTATCCCCATAAAACCAGTTATCGTCATTTTGAACCTATATCATTAGAAAGTGCTTGGTCTGTGGAAGATAAATCACAATTGTTTCTGTATGCCCATATACCCTTTTGTGGTATGCGTTGTGGTTTTTGTAATTTATTTACTACTGCTAACCCTAAATTAACCTTAACCAAAGCTTATATTGAAGCGTTAACTATACAGGCAAAAGTAACTTATGAGGCATTAGGTGAGCAAGCAAGGTTTAGCCGTTTTGCATTAGGTGGCGGAACGCCTACTTATTTATTGGCTGAGGAGTTACAGCTGTTGTTTGATGCGTTAGCGGTCTTTAAGTTGGATTATGCCGCTATTCCTTCTAGTGTGGAAACCAGTCCTGCAACAGTAACCTTGGATCGCTTAGCTATTTTAAAAAATTACCATATCAAACGTATTAGTATGGGCGTGCAAAGTTTTTCTGAGACCGAAATTAAATCCGTAGGACGTGGGCAAAGTAACCAAGAAGTAATACAGGCGATAGAAAAGATTAGAAAATTTGATTTTCCTCTATTAAATTTAGATTTAATTTATGGTTTAGCTCATCAAGATCCAAAGAGTTGGGCAAAGTCTTTGCAAACAACATTAAGCTTTGAACCAGAAGAAATTTTTTTATATCCACTTTATGTAAGGCCTTTGACGGGTATCGGGAAATTTGGTTTTAGTTGGGATGATGAACGGTTAAGACTTTATCAGCAAGGACGCGATACATTACTCAACGCAGGCTATGAACAAATAAGTATGCGCTATTTTAGAAAGCCAATGGTAAATCAAATTGAACCGGCTGATTATTGTTGTCAACAAGATGGCATGGTAGGTTTAGGTTGTGGCGCGCGGTCTTATACTAGAGAATTACATTACTCCAATGAGTATGCGGTAGGACGTAAAGGTATTAAAGCTATTTTAGAAAGTTATAACAGCAGAACAGAAGCTGATTTTAAGCAAATAAGCTATGGTTTTAAAATGGATGAAGATACCCAAAAACGCCGTTTTATTTTGCAATCCATTTTGCATATGTCAGGGCTATCTATCGAACTTTATCAAAAATGTTTTGCTAGCTCACCTTTTACAGATTATCCACAATTAGCTAAGTTAGTAGCATTACAACTGATTGAGGATAAACAAAGCTGTTGGAAATTAACCCAAAGAGGTTTAGAACTCGCTGATTTAATAGGCCCATGGTTTTATGCGCCAGATATTGAGCAACGTATGAATAGCTATCAGTTGGTATAG
- a CDS encoding STM4011 family radical SAM protein, producing the protein MINLTVMYRGALETCNYACDYCPFAKRKETKQKKIEDIVGLDNFINWIAKQTDINFNVFFTPWGEALVFKRYQQAVKQLTVMPHVNKVIFQTNLSGKLDFLAEINSLKLRLWCTYHPTEVPRKKFIDKTKQLDCNNVKYSVGMVGKPNLFDEIKQLRNELNPNTYLWINAYVDNNQHYIYTEEQRLFLSTIDSLFSFNKSYVSKGLLCFAGENAIVVDEFGKIYRCHFIKQAIGSIHDNNWQQILQERPCTRANCDCHIGYIFVKSLDFKRIFGEQTLERIMLD; encoded by the coding sequence ATGATTAACTTAACTGTTATGTACCGTGGTGCTTTAGAAACATGTAATTACGCTTGTGATTATTGTCCTTTTGCAAAGCGTAAGGAAACGAAGCAGAAGAAAATAGAAGATATTGTTGGATTAGATAACTTTATTAATTGGATAGCCAAGCAAACAGATATCAACTTTAATGTTTTTTTTACACCTTGGGGAGAAGCATTAGTCTTTAAACGTTATCAACAAGCAGTTAAACAATTAACAGTAATGCCGCATGTTAATAAGGTTATTTTTCAAACTAATTTAAGCGGTAAGTTAGATTTTTTAGCTGAGATCAATAGTTTAAAACTTAGATTATGGTGTACTTATCACCCAACAGAAGTACCTAGAAAAAAGTTTATTGATAAAACTAAACAATTAGACTGTAACAATGTTAAATACAGTGTAGGAATGGTAGGGAAACCTAATTTATTTGATGAAATTAAACAGTTACGTAATGAGTTAAATCCTAACACCTATTTATGGATTAATGCTTATGTTGATAATAACCAGCATTATATCTATACAGAAGAGCAAAGGTTGTTTTTAAGCACCATTGATTCATTGTTTTCATTTAATAAATCTTATGTTTCAAAAGGCTTACTTTGTTTTGCTGGTGAAAATGCAATTGTTGTAGATGAGTTTGGTAAAATTTATCGTTGTCATTTTATTAAACAAGCCATCGGCAGTATTCATGACAATAATTGGCAGCAGATATTACAAGAAAGACCATGTACAAGAGCTAATTGTGATTGTCATATAGGCTATATTTTTGTTAAGTCACTTGATTTTAAAAGAATATTTGGTGAGCAAACACTTGAACGCATTATGTTAGATTGA